One part of the Lotus japonicus ecotype B-129 chromosome 2, LjGifu_v1.2 genome encodes these proteins:
- the LOC130739072 gene encoding probable WRKY transcription factor 26 has translation MTTSFSDRRRTSPADHNLGGSERPHQLLLSDPTGSGAPKFKSTPPPLPISPSYFSLPPGLSFAELLDSPVLLNSNSHILPSPTTGTFGFNWKISSGENHQNNVKEEDKSFSNFSFQTQSQPPIPSTAGFQSSNSIVQNGWAKQDEFSSGMSMGMVKTEASSSIQSYNNINNNYHPQQVQTLSRRSDDGYSWRKYGQKQVKGSENPRSYYKCTYPKCPTKKKVERALDGQVTEIVYKGTHNHPKPQAPHKRNSSFTTSNHVSTEIQGATHGSGQMDSVATPENSSLSMGGDDFEQSSMSKSGGEELDEDEPHGKKWRMEGENEGMSAAGSRTVKESRVVVQTTSDIDILDDGYRWRKYGQKVVKGNPNPRSYYKCTSRGCPVRKHVERASQDLKAVITTYEGKHNHEVPPPRGSGGGSYSSINRPVQTNTTNNTATSVASAMTLSSQHNNKTSSINNSLQGQAVFTSEMPQSQSQGNIGFQGFGGNAIESYYMNLNQQQSEDIFSSGAKEEPVDDSFFESLLC, from the exons ATGACCACTTCCTTCTCTGACCGCCGCCGCACTTCTCCCGCCGACCACAACCTCGGAGGCTCCGAAAGGCCTCATCAGCTGTTGTTGTCGGATCCAACAGGTTCTGGTGCGCCCAAATTCAAGTCCACACCTCCTCCACTTCCCATTTCTCCTTCTTACTTTTCACTCCCTCCTGGGTTGAGCTTTGCAGAGCTGCTTGATTCCCCTGTTCTCCTCAACTCCAATTCTCAC ATTTTGCCATCTCCAACAACTGGAACATTTGGCTTCAATTGGAAGATCAGTTCTGGGGAAAACCATCAGAATAATGTCAAGGAAGAAGATAAAAGCTTCTCAAATTTCTCCTTCCAAACCCAATCACAGCCTCCTATTCCTTCCACAGCAGGGTTTCAATCTTCAAACAGCATAGTTCAAAAT GGATGGGCTAAACAAGATGAATTTTCTTCTGGAATGAGTATGGGGATGGTGAAAACTGAAGCCTCTTCTTCTATACAGAGTTATAATAACATTAACAACAATTACCATCCACAACAAGTTCAGACCCTGAGTAGAAGGTCAGATGATGGGTACAGCTGGAGGAAATATGGGCAAAAGCAAGTGAAAGGAAGTGAGAATCCAAGAAGCTACTACAAATGCACATACCCCAAATGCCCAACAAAGAAAAAAGTTGAGAGGGCTTTAGATGGACAAGTTACTGAGATTGTTTACAAAGGCACTCATAACCATCCCAAGCCTCAGGCTCCTCATAAGAGGAACAGCTCATTCACTACCTCAAATCATGTCAGCACTGAAATACAAGGCGCCACTCATGGCAGTGGACAAATGGATTCTGTTGCAACCCCTGAAAACTCATCATTGTCAATGGGGGGTGATGATTTTGAACAGAGTTCTATGAGTAAATCAGGAGGAGAGGAGCTTGATGAAGATGAACCTCATGGCAAAAAATG GAGAATGGAGGGTGAAAATGAGGGCATGTCAGCAGCAGGAAGCAGAACGGTGAAAGAATCCAGAGTTGTGGTTCAAACAACCAGTGACATTGATATTCTTGATGATGGATACCGATGGAGGAAATATGGGCAGAAAGTAGTAAAGGGAAATCCAAATCCAAG GAGTTACTACAAGTGCACAAGCCGTGGATGCCCAGTGAGGAAGCACGTGGAGCGAGCCTCACAGGATCTAAAAGCAGTGATCACAACCTATGAGGGAAAGCACAACCATGAAGTCCCTCCACCacgtggcagtggtggtggtagctACTCTTCTATCAATAGACCAGTGCAAACCAATACCACAAACAACACAGCAACAAGCGTAGCCTCTGCTATGACTCTGAGTTCTCAACACAATAATAAAACTTCCTCCATCAACAATTCTCTTCAAGGACAAGCAGTGTTCACTTCTGAGATGCCTCAGAGCCAGAGCCAGGGAAACATTGGATTCCAAGGGTTTGGTGGGAATGCGATAGAATCTTATTATATGAACTTGAATCAGCAGCAATCTGAGGATATTTTTTCTTCCGGGGCCAAGGAGGAGCCTGTAGATGACTCGTTTTTTGAATCTTTGCTATGTTAA